One Microtus pennsylvanicus isolate mMicPen1 chromosome 3, mMicPen1.hap1, whole genome shotgun sequence DNA window includes the following coding sequences:
- the Eef1a1 gene encoding elongation factor 1-alpha 1, protein MGKEKTHINIVVIGHVDSGKSTTTGHLIYKCGGIDKRTIEKFEKEAAEMGKGSFKYAWVLDKLKAERERGITIDISLWKFETSKYYVTIIDAPGHRDFIKNMITGTSQADCAVLIVAAGVGEFEAGISKNGQTREHALLAYTLGVKQLIVGVNKMDSTEPPYSQKRYEEIVKEVSTYIKKIGYNPDTVAFVPISGWNGDNMLEPSANMPWFKGWKVTRKDGSSSGTTLLEALDCILPPTRPTDKPLRLPLQDVYKIGGIGTVPVGRVETGVLKPGMVVTFAPVNVTTEVKSVEMHHEALSEALPGDNVGFNVKNVSVKDVRRGNVAGDSKNDPPMEAAGFTAQVIILNHPGQISAGYAPVLDCHTAHIACKFAELKEKIDRRSGKKLEDGPKFLKSGDAAIVDMVPGKPMCVESFSDYPPLGRFAVRDMRQTVAVGVIKAVDKKAAGAGKVTKSAQKAQKAK, encoded by the exons atgggaaaggaaaagacTCACATTAACATCGTCGTCATTGGACACGTCGATTCCGGCAAGTCCACTACAACCGGCCACCTGATCTACAAGTGTGGTGGAATCGACAAACGAACCATCGAGAAGTTTGAGAAGGAGGCTGCCGAG ATGGGAAAAGGCTCCTTCAAGTATGCCTGGGTCTTGGACAAACTGAAAGCTGAGCGTGAGCGTGGTATCACTATTGACATCTCCCTGTGGAAGTTTGAAACCAGCAAGTACTATGTTACTATCATTGATGCCCCAGGACACAGAGACTTCATCAAAAACATGATTACAGGCACATCACAG GCTGACTGTGCTGTCCTGATTGTTGCTGCTGGTGTTGGTGAATTCGAAGCCGGTATTTCCAAGAATGGGCAGACCCGTGAGCATGCACTTCTGGCTTACACCCTGGGTGTGAAACAGCTAATTGTTGGTGTCAACAAAATGGATTCCACCGAGCCACCCTACAGCCAGAAGAGATACGAGGAAATTGTTAAGGAAGTCAGCACCTACATTAAGAAAATTGGCTACAACCCTGACACAGTAGCATTTGTGCCAATTTCTGGTTGGAATGGTGACAACATGCTGGAGCCAAGTGCTAAT ATGCCTTGGTTCAAGGGATGGAAAGTCACTCGCAAAGATGGTAGTTCCAGTGGAACCACCCTGTTGGAAGCTTTGGATTGTATCCTGCCTCCAACTCGTCCAACTGACAAGCCTCTGCGACTGCCCCTCCAGGATGTCTATAAAATTGGTG GTATTGGGACTGTCCCTGTGGGCCGAGTGGAGACCGGTGTTTTaaaacctggcatggtggtgacCTTTGCTCCAGTCAATGTGACAACAGAAGTAAAGTCTGTTGAAATGCACCATGAAGCTTTGAGTGAAGCTCTTCCTGGGGACAACGTGGGCTTCAATGTGAAGAACGTGTCTGTCAAAGATGTTAGACGTGGCAACGTTGCTGGTGACAGCAAAAATGACCCACCAATGGAAGCTGCTGGCTTCACTGCTCAG gtGATTATCCTGAACCACCCAGGCCAAATTAGTGCTGGCTATGCTCCTGTACTAGATTGTCACACAGCTCACATAGCATGCAAGTTTGCTGAGCTTAAAGAAAAGATTGATCGTCGTTCTGGCAAGAAGCTGGAAGATGGCCCGAAATTCTTGAAGTCTGGTGATGCAGCCATTGTTGATATGGTTCCCGGCAAGCCCATGTGTGTCGAGAGCTTCTCTGACTATCCTCCACTGG GTCGTTTTGCTGTTCGTGACATGAGGCAGACAGTTGCTGTGGGTGTCATCAAAGCTGTGGACAAGAAGGCTGCTGGAGCTGGCAAGGTCACCAAGTCTGCCCAGAAAGCTCAGAAGGCTAAATGA